The DNA region TCGGCTCTTAACGTATAGCGTTGTATTGGCAGCGGCAGTCTGTGTTTTGCAGCATCGCTGATATAAATTTGCGCACCATTCGTATTCCCAGAATACAGGGTCGAAGAAAGATAAGAGTCCCAGAGATTGAAGAAACTAAATATAGGCATGATCGCAAAGAGGATCAAGGCGACTCTGTGGAGCGGGAAATCTCTCACCCATAGCACGTCTCGCAAAGAAAAATGCTCCGTTCTCCAGAACAGAATAACGACCAACGATGCCATTGCGACGTTCCATGGCCAGACGACACTGTTCCAGTTATGCCCCAATGGCCCAAGCGTGAAAAGCACAAATCCCATCATCACCAGCGCTAGGATGATTGCATACGTTCGAAACTTTGTCGTTAACACCCCTACACCAATTCCCAGTTCGAGGAACGGTACCATCATGCCCAGGGAGGACGGAACAATCTGAAGCGAGACCGGAAACAGCTGTGTCACCGGCTGGACCATCCATGGAAAAACACCGGATGTAAAAGCGGGATTCATTTTTTGCAATCCACTGAAGATATAAATGCTCGCCACGATCAATCGACTTGTATTGATTACCGCCTGCCGTTTTTCGGTATCGGCGTCATCCCATGAAAACACACCGAGCGTGGCGAGCATCACAAAGTATTGATAAAACCATGGTTGCCAGCGCATCTGGTCACAGAAACCAAAAATGGCGGCCAGGAGTAAGGCAGAGAAGATCAGTATAGATGGTTTTGCGAGAACAAGGATCGCCGACAGCAGTCCGAGCAAGAGCACGTACATAATTGTTTCAACCGATGGCGGCATCGTTGGGAAATTGGCTAGAACCGGCGCGTGCGGAAAAAACCGTCCACCCGTCCAAAGTTTCATTGAAAGTAATAAGCCGGCAATAAGACCGCCAATGACGACACGCTTGAGCCAGAAGACCCTGCTTGCTCCCACGACCTACAGGCCGGTGTGGATGCGGTTGTCCAGCGCCAGGTGGCCCGGGCCGGTCAATAAGAGCGAGAGCATCATCGCCAGCAACGCCCAGTCCCATTCCCAACCGCCGTTGGCCAGCAGAAAGCCCTTGTCCCACTTGACCTTGAGGATGATCACCACGAACTCGATGGCCAAGACCAGGGCCGCAAGACGCGTGAACAACCCGATCAGCAGGCAGACGCCGCCCGCGAGTTCGGCGATCCCCACGACATAGGCCATGAGCGCAGGGCTCGGGACCCCCATGCCTTTGAGATAGCCGGCGAAGCCCTTGGGTCCGGGCTGCGCGCCGACGAGTTTCGGATACCCATGCACGACAAAGGTAATGCAGGCCCCCAGGCGAATGAGCGTCGGGCCCCACGCAGCATAGCTCCCCAAGAAGTCCAGCATGATTGCCCCCCCTTTTGATGGAGCATCGGTGTCACGTGCCCTCGCAGACTCCCCCAGCGCTGTACCGCAGCATCTTCTTCTTGACACCCGTTCTCCCTACTTCTTATACTGGACTTCGGCACTGGTCCAACCACTGGGCCACGTCTGAACGCGAGGTCGGACAACATTTCCAACGCTGCCAGCAGGCCTATCAGAGACGGCTTGGAGCCGGTACGGCGAACGAAGGTCTACGCCGAGGTGGCGTCCCAGATCCACCGCCTCATCGCCCAAGGCCGACTCGAGCCGGGCGATCGGCTGCCCCCCGAGCGGGAACTGGCCGAGATGTTCGGCGTGAGCCGCACCTCCGTCAGGGACGCGATCCGGGTCCTCGAGATGCGCGGGCTGGTCGAGCCCCGGCACGGTGAGGGCACGGTCGTCAAGCAGATCCCCATCGACGCGATCGTCGGCCCGCTCGCGGATGCGCTTGCAGCGTCGAAGGATCTTACCGCAGACCTCTTTGATATGCGCCGGATGCTCGAGCCTCCGCTGGCCCGGGTGGCCGCGCTTCGTGCGACCGACGAGGATATCACGGCCATGGAGAACATCCTGGCCCGTCAGGCGGAGCGCGTTCGGGCCGGCGGGATCGCCATCGAGGAGGACAACGCGTTTCACTACCGGATCGCCACCGCCGCGAAAAATCAGGTGGTCCTCAGGTTGATGGACGTGGTGATGGACCTGCTCCGCGAGAGCCGGGCACGGTCGCTGCAGGGTCCGGGACGGGCGGAGATGTCCCTCGAGGGTCACCGCCGCATCCTGTCCGCCATCCGTGATCGCGCGCCGGATGCCGCGGCGGAGTCGATGCGGCTCCATATCGAAGAGATTGAACAGGTGCTGTCCCTACCGGGTGAGCCCGGTTCGGGACAGGCCGCGCGTGGTCGGAGATCCGAGTACGGCGAGAAGGCAGGTCCTGTCCCGGGCGTGCCTGGCGCCACTCGGTCGACGTCCGGCGCCGGGACGTAACGCCCGGCAGAGGGGGTGTTGCATGGCACGCACGATCTCGGTAGAGGTGGTCTACCGAGGGATCTACCAGAAGACGCTGGCCAAGAACATCTGCCGCGGCATCGTGCTGGCCGCACGCAAAGAGGGCAAGATCGGCATCTCGTTCGGGCGCTATGGGGATTCTCCCGAGCGAAACGGCATTCCCGCCAAGAACTTCGCGATCGTCGCGCCGAACGAGGAGGAGCTCCAGCTCAGCATGGCCCAGTATGAGCCTGAGCAGACCGACGTCACGATCAGCGTGGACGACATGTTGTGCAAGGGCGTCGAGTCGTGGGCGTGGTACGGCCTTCAGCCGATCAATCAAAAGGTTCGGGACAGCGGGACGCTGATCGTCACCTCGATGCTGGCCGCCGAGGAGCTGATCAAATTCTGCCACACCAAGCCCCACCCCTACCGGCTGGCGGTGATCCAGGCGATCCCAAGCTTCTCCGGCCTGTGGGTGTATAAAGACGACCATACCGACGCCCGAATCCTCGGTGCGCTGCCGAAGGTCTGCCCCGAACTCGTCAGCCTGGACAGCATCGTGGCCGCGATCAAGGACGAATGGAAGGACGACCTCAAAGTGCGATCCGCCCGCCGGTCGTGCGAGCAGACGATGGCCCGCACGGTCGCGCCCGGCGAAGGCAACCCCGAGGTGCCGTACACGTTCGACATGCCCGGTTGGACCACGATGCGCGAGGGCGTGACGATCGACGGGATCCGGCTCGGCGAGCCGATCAAGTTTGGCGATCAGATCGGCGGGTATCGCCCCGCGCGGAATCCGTACTTCAAGAAGTTTTCCACCCGCACGATGCGCCCGGTGATCGATTTCGACAAGTGCATCAAATGTACGCTCTGCTGGCTGCAGTGCCCCGACTCCTGCTTCGATGTGACGCCCGACCAGACCTACGATTTGAACGCCGAGGCGTGCTGCGGATGCGGTGTGTGTGAGGCGGTGTGCCCCGTCGACAACTGCGTCACGATGGTCAACGAAGCCGCCTTCACCGACAACCAGAGTCAATGGGAAGCGTACAAGAAGGACAAGGTCGCCTACAAGGCGTGGGTGGAGGCCAAGATCAAGGAACAGCCGGAGCGCTCACACGGGTTTCGGTACCGAGGGCAGTATCAGGAGCAGGTTGCCAAGATGGGCGTCGCCGCGGACGCGGGGGAGACGGTGGGCGCGGATCCGGGAGGGCAGGAGGAGATGGGGGTTGGCGCCGGCGGAGGTGAGGAGTAATGGATGCTGATGCGGCAACCGCGGTCCGAGTCGCCGCGGCGGAACAGGAGGCCTTGATCAGCGGCAGCGAGGCGGTCGCCGTCGCCACGAAGCTGGCCGACGTGGACGTGCTCACCGCGTACCCAATCCGGCCCTACGACACGTTGATGCAGTACGTGGCGAAGCAGATCGCGAACGGCGAGCAGGACGCCGAGTACATCGTCGCCGAGAGCGAGCACAGCCAGTTCGAGATCGCCAAGCACGCGGAGGCGGTGGGGGCGCGCTCGATGTGCGGCTCGAGCGGGGTGGGCTGGTGCTACGCGTTCGAGGCGATCGCCGTGACCCCGGCCCTCCGCCTGCCGCTCGTGGCGATGGTCGGCAACCGGGCCCTGGACGATCCCGGGGCGTTCGGCACGGAGCACAACGACGCGCTGGCGGCCCGAGACCTGGGGTGGATGCACGTCTGGGTCGACACCGCGCAGGAAGCGCTCGACACCACGCTGATCGCCTACCGGGTGGCAGAGGACCGCCGGGTCTTTCTCCCGTGCGCGATCAGCACCGACGGCGCGTTCCTCACGCATTCCCAGTCGCTCGTCAAGGTCCCGCCGAAGGCGTGGGTCGACGAGTTCCTGCCTCCCTACAACAGGGGCGACCTTGTGTTTCATCCCGACAACCCAATCACGATCGCCCCGCAGGTCAACGAGGACTGGTTAATGGAGATCCGCCGCCAGACCGACCAGGCGATGCGGAACGCCCGAGGCGTCATCGAGGAAGCCTACCAGAACTTTCGGCGGATCTTCGGCCGCGGCGACGGAAATCCGTTCTTTGAAGAATACCAGACCGACGACGCGGAGATCGTCCTGCTCGGCATGGGGACGTTGTCGATGCCGGTCAAGGTCGTGATCCGGAAGCTCCGCGAGCAGGGCCACAAGGTGGGGTTCGTCCGGATCCGGTGGTTCCGGCCGTTCGACTACGAGCGGCTCGGGCCGCTGCTGGCGCGCTTTGCGGCGGTCGGCGTCATCGACCGAGACTTCTCGATGGGGTCGCCGTTCAACAGTGGGGTGCTGGCCAACGAGATCCGCTCGGTCCTCTACGCCCAAGACAAACGCCCGCCGGTCGTGAGCTTCATCGCGGGGCTCGGAGGGCGCGAGGTGACGATTCCGGCGGTCAAGGAGATGATCGAGCAGACTCGCAAGGCCGCCGAGACCGGCAAGGCGCCGCTGGACACCCAATGGATCGGCGTACGCGCCTAGGAGGGATGAGCGATGGACACATCTGAGGCCGCGATGTTGGATTCGCCGGTGCCGGTGCTGGAGCCGATCAAAGGGGTCAAGAAGGCCCCGCTCGAGGAGTACTTTACCTCCGGCCACCGGACGTGCCAGGGGTGCGAGTCCGCCCTCGTGATGAAGTTGATGGTGAAAGCGGCGGGGCCGCGCACGGTCGTGCTCGGGAGCACCGGGTGCATGTACGTCGCGAATACGACGTATTACAGCACCTCGTGGGTGGTCCCATGGATGCACACCCAGCTCGGCTCGTCAGGCTCCGCGGCGGTCGGGACGGCCGCGGGCTACCGGGCGCTCATGCGGAAGGGCAAGATCAAGCGCGAACCCATCAACGTAATCTCCTTCTGCGGGGACGGCGGAGGGGCCGACATGGGGCTGTCGGCGATCTCCGGCGCGCTGCAGCACATGGACTACAACCACTTGATCCTCCTGTACGACAACGAGTCGTACGCCAACACCGACATTCAGGCCTCGGGCAGCACCCCCTACGGGGCCAACACGACCTTCAGCCCCCACGGGAAGGCCAAGCGAATTCTCCACAAGCGATGGAAGAAGAACATGGCGGCGATGCTCGCCGCGGGGCATCCGGAGTGCAGGTACGTGGGCACGGTGTGCGCCAGTTACGCGGTGGACTTCATGAATCGGATCCGGAAGGCGCTCAGCATCGGCGGCCCGACCTTTATCCATTCCCTGGATCCGTGCCCGAAGGGATGGGACTACGACCCGATGCTCTCGCACGAACTGGGCGAGCTCGCGGTCTTGACGGGGATCTGGCCGATGTTCGAGGTGGAGAACCACCAGCTGCGGCTATACGGGAAGAGCAAGGCGATCGTGGAGGGCCGGCAGAAGCGCCTCCCCGTCCGGGACTACCTGACGAAGCAGGGCCGGTTTGCCCACTTCACCAACGACGACATCGACTACTTCCAGGCGAAGATCGACCAGATGTGGACGAATTGGTTGATTCCCGGGGTGCTTCCGTTCGCGACCGACATCTTGAACGAAAAGGCTCCCGCCTAGAGACGCGGAGCGTCCGGTCCTGAAGGGACCGGGAGGACAACTGCATAGGAGCGTGGCTTCGCGATCTTGGGGCGCGAGGTGACGGTGGGTGGGTGCAGCAGGGCTTTCTCTCGACGTCAGGTCAACCTGGCCGGCGGGGGGGAGTCCTTTGCATTTGGGAACAGGGAAGTGCCTTTTTGCAAACGGCCGGCGCGCATTGAAGTCTAACCGCATTCTCGCAGGGAGGGATGCGTGATGGCGACGCTGAGCAATCGGTGGGTTCAATTGGTGATTGGTATCATCGTCATGGTGATGATCGCGAACTTGCAATATGGATGGACGCTGTTCGTCAATCCCATCGCGGCCAAGTTCCATTGGACCAAGACCGCGATTCAGGTGACGTTCACGCTCTTCGTGCTCACCGAGACATGGTTGGTGCCGTTCGAAGGGTACCTCGTCGACCGCTTCGGCCCCAGCCTGTTGGTGGCGATTGCGGGCGCGTTGGTTGGTACGGCGTGGATGATCAACGCGCATGCCACTTCGCTCACGATGCTGTACGTGGGCGGCATCGTCGGGGGGCTCGGCGCGGGCATTGTCTACGGTACCGCGGTCGGGAATGCGCTCAAGTGGTTCAGGGATCGCCGGGGGTTGGCCGCGGGTCTCACCGCCGCCGGATTCGGTGCCGGCTCGGCGCTGACGATCATCCCCATCTACAACATGATCCAGCACAGCGGATATCAGTCCACGTTCCAATACTTCGGGATCCTGCAGGGGGCCGTGGTCCTCATCGCCGCGGTGTTCCTCCGGTCCCCGAAGCGCGGTGATGTGACCGCGACTGTCAGACCGCGGGTTGCGCAGAGCGGGCGGGACTTCACCTGGCAGGAGACGATCAGGCATCCGGCCTTCTGGCTGCTGTACGTGATGTTCACTATGGTGGCGACCGGCGGCCTCATGGCCACCGCTCAACTCGCGGTGATGGCGAAAGACTATAAGGTCGCCGACATCCCCGTGTCGCTGTTGGGGATCACCCTAGCCGCGCTCCCCTTCGCGCTCTCGCTCGACCGCATCATGAACGGCGCGACCCGGCCGTTCTTCGGATGGGTCTCGGATCACATCGGCCGGGAGAACACCATGTTCATCGCGTTTAGTGCAGAGGGGCTGGCGATCATCCTGCTGCTCCGGCTGGCCCATATCCCGATCATGTTCGTGGTGCTCTCAGGGCTGGTCTTCTTCGCCTGGGGCGAGATCTACAGCTTGTTCCCAGCCATCGCGGGCGATCTGTTCGGACAGAAGTATGCCACAACGAACTACGGCGCGCTGTACACCGCGAAGGGGACGGCGTCCCTGCTCGTGCCGATCGGCAGCCTCCTCGCGGCGTCGACCGGAAGCTGGGTGCCGATCTTCGCGCTGGCGATTGCGTTTGATTTTATCGCTGCGCTCCTTGCGCTGTTCGTCCTGAAGCCGCTGCGGTCCCGAGTGGTCTCCCAGACCGCGACGATGGTGCCGGCCACCGGGGGTGGAGAGTAATGGCCGAACAGGATGCCCATCCCGACGGGCGGGCGGCACGGTGTCGGAGACTTGGTTTGACGGTCGTGCAAAACGCGTGCTAGAATGGCCGGCGAGACGATGAAGACTCCCCCGCCCGGCGGCCGGTCGAGGTAGCGGCCGGGGAGCAGGGAGCGCGTGGTGTTGCGGGAGCCTCCCGTCCCGTGGGGACGTGGAGGCTCCCGGCCTAAACGGGAGGCATCGAGCATGTCCCACCCTTCGGTGTCCCAATCTGCTGAGGACCGCGGGTACGTCAAGGAGATCCCGTCCAAGTCCCAGCACTTCGCCGATTGGTACACCGCCGTCATTCTCAAGGCCGAACTCGCGGACTATTATCCCGTGCACGGGTGCACGGTCATCCGGCCCTACGGGTATACGATTTGGGAATTGATGCAGCAGGGGCTCGATCGCCGGTTCAAGGCCACCGGCCATGTGAACGCGTACTTTCCGCTGTTCATCCCGCAGAGCTTCCTGCAGCGAGAGGCGCAGCACGTCGAAGGGTTCGCGCCCGAGGTCGCGTGGGTGACCCGAGGCGGCGGCGAAGAACTCAGCGAGCCGCTCGCGGTGCGGCCCACGTCGGAGACCGCGATCGGGCACATGTACGCCCGGTGGATCCAATCCTATCGGGACCTTCCTGTGTTGATCAACCAGTGGTGCAACGTGGTGCGCTGGGAGAAGGCCACCCGGCCGTTTCTCCGCACGATGGAGTTTCTGTGGCAGGAGGGCCACACCGCTCATCGGACGGGGGAAGAGGCCGAGGCGGAGGCGCGCCAGATGCTCGACGTCTACCGGGATTTCGCGGAAACGGACTTGTCGATTCCCGTCCTGGCCGGTCGCAAACCCGACAGCGAAAGGTTCCCGGGGGCCCTGCACTCGTATACGATCGAGGCGCTGATGCCGGACGGCCAGGCGCTGCAGGCCGGCACGTCGCATAACCTCGGCCAGAACTTTGCTCGGGCGTTCAACATCAAGTTCCTCGACAGCGACAACACCGAGAAGTACGTGTCGACGACGTCGTGGGGCGTTAGCTGGCGCATGGTCGGCGGGCTCATCATGGTGCACGGCGATGATCGCGGGTTGGTCCTGCCGACCAAGGTGGCCCCGATTCAGGCCGTGATCGTCCCGATTCTCACCGGGAAGGCTCACGAGGATGTGCTGGCCGCATCCCGCTCGATCGCCGCGCGCCTGGGCGCGGTCGCACGGGTGAAGCTGGATGACCGCACGGAGGTCACCCCCGGCTGGAAGTTTAACGACTGGGAGATGCGCGGGGTCCCGCTGCGGATCGAGCTCGGGCCACGCGATCTCGGGCAGCGGCAGGTGGTCCTCGTCCCGCGCGTCGGAGGAGGCCGGCGGCCCGTCCCCCTGGATGGGATCGTCGACGCGGTCTCTGCGGCGCTGCAGGAGGTCCAGCAGGCGTTGTTCCGGCAAGCCAAAGCGTTCCTCGACACGCATATCGTCTCGGCCGCGACCCGCGAAGAGGCCGTCGCCGCCATCGCCGCGCGCAAGGGATTTGTTCGCCTGGCATGGTGCGGAGGAGCGGAGTGCGAGCAGGCGCTCCGCCGTGACACCGGGGCGTCGCCCCGGTTGATCTCCGACGAGATCGCCTCTGGAGCCTGCGCGATCTGCGGTGCGGCCGCGCGTCACATCGTGTACTACGCGCGCGCCTATTAGCCGCCTGGGTAAGGTCGACATGGATTCGCCGCCGGCGTCGGTCCCATCGCGTCACGCTCTGAGGCCGGCGGTGCTCGTGGGTGTCCTTGTGGTTGTCGCCGCGGGGCTGGTCTGGGTCGCCTCGCGGCATCCGGGGACGGAGCCGGCGCGGCCGTCCGGGTTCGAGGGACTCGGTGATGGCGCCCCGCCGGTCGGACACCGGGCCCCCGACTTCTCCCTGCCGCTGCTCAACGGCGGGACGTTCAGCCTGCACAGCGTCAAGGGAAAACCCGTCGTCCTCAACTTCTGGGCCGCCTGGTGCGCGCCGTGCCGCGCAGAGACGCCGATGCTGGTCCGGCTGCAGAAGGTGTACGGCCCGCGGGGCCTGCAGTTCGTCGGGGTCGATAGCGAGGACCAGATCGCGGACGCGCGCGCGTTTGCCGCGCAATACCATGTGGACTATCCTCTTGTCCGCCTGGACGACGAACGGCTCATCGACGCCTACGCCATCCCGGGGTTGCCGACGACCGTCTTTATCGGGGCCGACGGAATCGTCGTCGGAAAGGTGGTTGGCGGCTTCGTTGGGCCCGAGGGAGAAAAGTTGCTCATCGCGCGGCTAGACCGCCTCCTCGCGGGCGCCCACCGCTAGGCGCAGGGAATATGGCTGCCATCGTGTAACATACAGCAGTCCCGCGTTGGGTTTGATCGTGCGCCAATGTGCGTTGCTGTCCGGGGGTGATAGATGTCGTCTCGCGTGAGGCTGGCCGGGGCGCTTCTCGCAGGGTGCCTTGGACTCGCCGGCTGCACCGGCAAAGACATCCTGGCGATGCGGAAGCACCCGGAGGCGGCACAGCCGGCGGCGACCGTCACGCCCGGGGCGACCACGCCGGCGCCTGCGGTGACCGGCCCCGCTATCGCGGCTACGACGGACTACCCCAAGAACCCGAACTCGCCGCGCCCCGAGCCGCCGGCGCAGTTCGCCTCGATCAAGAATCCGCTTCAGCCCACTCCGGACAATCTGGCCAAGGGGAAGGCGCTCTTCGACACCAACTGCGCCGTGTGCCACGGTCCAACCGGCGCCGGGAACGGGGCGGCCGCGGCGGCGCTCAACCCGAAACCGGCCAGTTTTGCTACGCCGATCCACACCAAACTGCCCGACGGCTATTGGTTCTGGCGGCTGTCGAAGGGCGGCGGCGTCCCCCCGTTCAGCGCGGCAGGGTCCGCGATGCCGCCGTGGGAGGGGAGCCTCAGCGCGGACCAGCGCTGGCTCGTGATTTTATACGAGCATACCTTCTCGGCGAAAAAGTAAGGCACGGTGATGCCAACCGGTGGGATCCTCATTCGCCACTGATCGCGTGCGGGCGGCGCTGGCCGAGCGCGATCTGTCGGTCGAGATCCTTGAATTCCCGGAGAGTACCCGGACCGCCGCAGAGGCGGCGCGCGCGGTCGGGGCCACCGTCGCCCAGATCGTGAAGTCGCTCCTGTTCATCGCCGACGAGCGGCCGGTCCTGGTGCTGGCTTCCGGCGCGAACCGCGTGGATCTCAAGAAACTGGCGGGGCTCGTTGGCGCCACGCGGGTCGAGAAGGCCTCGGCCGAAATCACTCGGGCGCTGACCGGGTTCAGCATCGGCGGCGTCCCTCCGGTAGGCCATCTGACCGTGCTTCCTGTGGTTCTCGATGAAACGTTGCTACAGCACCAGGTCGTGTACGCCGCCGCCGGCACCCCACACGCCGTGTTTGCCATCGACCCACACGCGCTCGTGCGGGCGACCGGGGGGGTCATCGTAAATATCGCCGAGGTGCCTTCGGTTCCCTGACCCGGGCACCCGTCGCCCGCTGCCCCTCCGCGG from bacterium includes:
- a CDS encoding thiamine pyrophosphate-dependent enzyme, with product MDTSEAAMLDSPVPVLEPIKGVKKAPLEEYFTSGHRTCQGCESALVMKLMVKAAGPRTVVLGSTGCMYVANTTYYSTSWVVPWMHTQLGSSGSAAVGTAAGYRALMRKGKIKREPINVISFCGDGGGADMGLSAISGALQHMDYNHLILLYDNESYANTDIQASGSTPYGANTTFSPHGKAKRILHKRWKKNMAAMLAAGHPECRYVGTVCASYAVDFMNRIRKALSIGGPTFIHSLDPCPKGWDYDPMLSHELGELAVLTGIWPMFEVENHQLRLYGKSKAIVEGRQKRLPVRDYLTKQGRFAHFTNDDIDYFQAKIDQMWTNWLIPGVLPFATDILNEKAPA
- a CDS encoding cytochrome c; the encoded protein is MSSRVRLAGALLAGCLGLAGCTGKDILAMRKHPEAAQPAATVTPGATTPAPAVTGPAIAATTDYPKNPNSPRPEPPAQFASIKNPLQPTPDNLAKGKALFDTNCAVCHGPTGAGNGAAAAALNPKPASFATPIHTKLPDGYWFWRLSKGGGVPPFSAAGSAMPPWEGSLSADQRWLVILYEHTFSAKK
- a CDS encoding 4Fe-4S dicluster-binding protein; this encodes MARTISVEVVYRGIYQKTLAKNICRGIVLAARKEGKIGISFGRYGDSPERNGIPAKNFAIVAPNEEELQLSMAQYEPEQTDVTISVDDMLCKGVESWAWYGLQPINQKVRDSGTLIVTSMLAAEELIKFCHTKPHPYRLAVIQAIPSFSGLWVYKDDHTDARILGALPKVCPELVSLDSIVAAIKDEWKDDLKVRSARRSCEQTMARTVAPGEGNPEVPYTFDMPGWTTMREGVTIDGIRLGEPIKFGDQIGGYRPARNPYFKKFSTRTMRPVIDFDKCIKCTLCWLQCPDSCFDVTPDQTYDLNAEACCGCGVCEAVCPVDNCVTMVNEAAFTDNQSQWEAYKKDKVAYKAWVEAKIKEQPERSHGFRYRGQYQEQVAKMGVAADAGETVGADPGGQEEMGVGAGGGEE
- a CDS encoding DoxX family protein is translated as MLDFLGSYAAWGPTLIRLGACITFVVHGYPKLVGAQPGPKGFAGYLKGMGVPSPALMAYVVGIAELAGGVCLLIGLFTRLAALVLAIEFVVIILKVKWDKGFLLANGGWEWDWALLAMMLSLLLTGPGHLALDNRIHTGL
- the oxlT gene encoding oxalate/formate MFS antiporter, whose translation is MATLSNRWVQLVIGIIVMVMIANLQYGWTLFVNPIAAKFHWTKTAIQVTFTLFVLTETWLVPFEGYLVDRFGPSLLVAIAGALVGTAWMINAHATSLTMLYVGGIVGGLGAGIVYGTAVGNALKWFRDRRGLAAGLTAAGFGAGSALTIIPIYNMIQHSGYQSTFQYFGILQGAVVLIAAVFLRSPKRGDVTATVRPRVAQSGRDFTWQETIRHPAFWLLYVMFTMVATGGLMATAQLAVMAKDYKVADIPVSLLGITLAALPFALSLDRIMNGATRPFFGWVSDHIGRENTMFIAFSAEGLAIILLLRLAHIPIMFVVLSGLVFFAWGEIYSLFPAIAGDLFGQKYATTNYGALYTAKGTASLLVPIGSLLAASTGSWVPIFALAIAFDFIAALLALFVLKPLRSRVVSQTATMVPATGGGE
- a CDS encoding FadR/GntR family transcriptional regulator — protein: MASQIHRLIAQGRLEPGDRLPPERELAEMFGVSRTSVRDAIRVLEMRGLVEPRHGEGTVVKQIPIDAIVGPLADALAASKDLTADLFDMRRMLEPPLARVAALRATDEDITAMENILARQAERVRAGGIAIEEDNAFHYRIATAAKNQVVLRLMDVVMDLLRESRARSLQGPGRAEMSLEGHRRILSAIRDRAPDAAAESMRLHIEEIEQVLSLPGEPGSGQAARGRRSEYGEKAGPVPGVPGATRSTSGAGT
- a CDS encoding pyruvate ferredoxin oxidoreductase, translated to MDADAATAVRVAAAEQEALISGSEAVAVATKLADVDVLTAYPIRPYDTLMQYVAKQIANGEQDAEYIVAESEHSQFEIAKHAEAVGARSMCGSSGVGWCYAFEAIAVTPALRLPLVAMVGNRALDDPGAFGTEHNDALAARDLGWMHVWVDTAQEALDTTLIAYRVAEDRRVFLPCAISTDGAFLTHSQSLVKVPPKAWVDEFLPPYNRGDLVFHPDNPITIAPQVNEDWLMEIRRQTDQAMRNARGVIEEAYQNFRRIFGRGDGNPFFEEYQTDDAEIVLLGMGTLSMPVKVVIRKLREQGHKVGFVRIRWFRPFDYERLGPLLARFAAVGVIDRDFSMGSPFNSGVLANEIRSVLYAQDKRPPVVSFIAGLGGREVTIPAVKEMIEQTRKAAETGKAPLDTQWIGVRA
- a CDS encoding TlpA disulfide reductase family protein, with protein sequence MLVGVLVVVAAGLVWVASRHPGTEPARPSGFEGLGDGAPPVGHRAPDFSLPLLNGGTFSLHSVKGKPVVLNFWAAWCAPCRAETPMLVRLQKVYGPRGLQFVGVDSEDQIADARAFAAQYHVDYPLVRLDDERLIDAYAIPGLPTTVFIGADGIVVGKVVGGFVGPEGEKLLIARLDRLLAGAHR
- the proS gene encoding proline--tRNA ligase encodes the protein MSHPSVSQSAEDRGYVKEIPSKSQHFADWYTAVILKAELADYYPVHGCTVIRPYGYTIWELMQQGLDRRFKATGHVNAYFPLFIPQSFLQREAQHVEGFAPEVAWVTRGGGEELSEPLAVRPTSETAIGHMYARWIQSYRDLPVLINQWCNVVRWEKATRPFLRTMEFLWQEGHTAHRTGEEAEAEARQMLDVYRDFAETDLSIPVLAGRKPDSERFPGALHSYTIEALMPDGQALQAGTSHNLGQNFARAFNIKFLDSDNTEKYVSTTSWGVSWRMVGGLIMVHGDDRGLVLPTKVAPIQAVIVPILTGKAHEDVLAASRSIAARLGAVARVKLDDRTEVTPGWKFNDWEMRGVPLRIELGPRDLGQRQVVLVPRVGGGRRPVPLDGIVDAVSAALQEVQQALFRQAKAFLDTHIVSAATREEAVAAIAARKGFVRLAWCGGAECEQALRRDTGASPRLISDEIASGACAICGAAARHIVYYARAY
- a CDS encoding YbaK/EbsC family protein; its protein translation is MGSSFATDRVRAALAERDLSVEILEFPESTRTAAEAARAVGATVAQIVKSLLFIADERPVLVLASGANRVDLKKLAGLVGATRVEKASAEITRALTGFSIGGVPPVGHLTVLPVVLDETLLQHQVVYAAAGTPHAVFAIDPHALVRATGGVIVNIAEVPSVP